In Stieleria varia, one genomic interval encodes:
- a CDS encoding PEP-CTERM sorting domain-containing protein: protein MPDIPSGTTTTAYLANFQGQFSDTISTTVTTSPVNAVPEPSSLALFGIGACVSVVGAARRRRREKQ from the coding sequence ATGCCGGACATTCCCTCGGGAACCACGACTACTGCGTATTTGGCAAATTTTCAGGGTCAGTTCTCGGATACGATTAGTACTACAGTCACAACTTCACCCGTCAACGCTGTCCCTGAACCCTCCTCACTTGCCCTGTTCGGCATCGGTGCCTGTGTCTCTGTTGTCGGGGCCGCTCGTCGCCGACGACGTGAAAAGCAGTAG